CTTCCAGCGTTGTGGATAGAATATTCTCTCAATCGATTTTGGAAAGGAGACTTGTCATGAAGCAGGTTTTGTTGATTTTACTCATGTTGGTAACAATCCCAGTGTTTTCGGAATCTTCAAAAAAGAAAAAACCAAAATCAAAACCTGTTCCCATAGAAAATAAACTTATTGATTACGGTGAATTCAAAAGAATTGTCAATCGTTCCGAAGGCGAAAGGGAGACACACCGCCTAACAGAAGATCAATTTTTGAAACTTATGTCGGAAGATGGAGTCGTGTTACTAGATGCCCGTAGTGAAAATCGCTTTCATCTTTTGCATATCCGAGGTGCAATCAATCTTCCCTTTACCGAGTTTACAAAAGAGTCTTTGGCAGAAATTATACCAGAAAAAAAATCCAAAATCTTAATTTATTGCAATAACAACTTTGAAGGAAACCAGGAAGCCTTTGCCGCAAAAAGTCCCGCAGCTTCCTTAAACCTTTCTACATATAACTCTCTCAAGGCCTATGGATACGAGTCCATCTATGAATTAGGACCTCTTTTGGATGTAAAAAAAACTCTCCTTCCGCTTGTCAGTGATTCCCAGGCACCTTGATTTCGATTGACTAAGGATTTCCATTTATGTTCTTATAGAAATAAATTTCCATGATCCAAGGTGAACTACTTTCTGATATCATCGAAGCCGTTTCCAACACATATGGGAATGAGTTTCTTAGTCGACTCACACTCAAACTAGCTTCCACAATTGGGGCAGATTATACATTTATTGCCATCTTCGATAAGGAAAAATACGAATCAAAAACAATAACCCTTGTCGCAAAAGGTAAGATCGCAGAAAACATAGCTTATTCTTTAAAAGATACACCTTGTGCGGAAGTGTTTGATAATTCAGTGTGTTATTACCCTGCACAGGTTCAAAAAAATTTTCCTGATGACCAACTTCTGATCGAAATGAAAATTGAAGGATACATTGGTTCCCCATTGCTCAATTCCAAAAAAGAAGTGATGGGGCTCATTGTTGGATTGTTTGAAACAGAAATCCAAAACAAAGACCAAATTTTGACTTTGTTTCAAATTTTTTCCGGTAGGATTGCTGCTGAATTAGAAAGGTCAGAATATGAAAACCGTTTGGAACAGTATAACCATGAGTTAGAATCGTTGGTAGACAAAAGGACAAGTCAACTAAAACAAACATTAGATGAGTTAAAAGAAAGGCAAAACCAACTCATCGAATCGGAAAAAATGGCAAGTCTTGGACTTTTGTCGGCAGGGATTGCACATGAAATCAATAATCCGCTTAACTTTATTTTAGGTGGTTACTTTGGTGTTCGGGAGATTTTAGAAGGTTCTGGTTTAGAGTCAGAAAAAACAAAATTATACTTAGATGCCATTAAGGAAGGAGTCGATCGTACGTCTCGAATTGTCAAAGGCCTTAACCAGTTCACTCGCAGTGGGGATTCTTTTGAAGAACGTTTTGATTTAAATGAGATTTTAGAAAACTGCCTTGCAATGTTAACCCATTCCCTTCGGGATCGGATTGAGGTTCAAAAGGAATTAGTTTCGCAACCTCTTTTAGTCGAAGGAAATTCAGGAAAGATTCACCAAGTTTTTTTGAACATACTCACAAATGCCATCCAAGCTATGGAAGGAGATTTTGGGATCTTGGGAATCCAATCTTACGAAGAGGGTTCTTTTGCAATCATCGTCATTACCGATTCAGGAGTGGGTATCCGTGACGAACACTTAAACCTGATTCGAAATCCATTTTTTTCAACCAAAGAGCCAGGTAAAGGTGTCGGTCTTGGACTTTCCATTGCCTACAAAATTATCAAAGATCATAAAGGTTTGATTGAGATAGAATCTGAATGGAGAAAAGGGACAAAGTTTTTAATCAAACTTCCTAAACCAAAATGAACGATACTAAAACCAAACGTAAGTTACTCTATGTTGATGATGAAATACTCAATTTGTATTTATTTCGCGACTATTTTAAAAATGAGTTTGAGGTTATCGTTGCAAAGTCAGGGAAAGAAGCAATAGAAGAACTTAACGAAAATTTGGATGTTCAGTTTGTGATTAGTGATATGCGGATGCCAGAGATGAACGGTTTAGAGTTCATAACAAAAGCCAAAACCATTC
This genomic stretch from Leptospira meyeri harbors:
- a CDS encoding response regulator, translated to MNDTKTKRKLLYVDDEILNLYLFRDYFKNEFEVIVAKSGKEAIEELNENLDVQFVISDMRMPEMNGLEFITKAKTIRPNITYCILTGYDLTPEIQSAIIENKVARYFSKPFDPAEISSFLSAGS
- a CDS encoding sensor histidine kinase, with protein sequence MIQGELLSDIIEAVSNTYGNEFLSRLTLKLASTIGADYTFIAIFDKEKYESKTITLVAKGKIAENIAYSLKDTPCAEVFDNSVCYYPAQVQKNFPDDQLLIEMKIEGYIGSPLLNSKKEVMGLIVGLFETEIQNKDQILTLFQIFSGRIAAELERSEYENRLEQYNHELESLVDKRTSQLKQTLDELKERQNQLIESEKMASLGLLSAGIAHEINNPLNFILGGYFGVREILEGSGLESEKTKLYLDAIKEGVDRTSRIVKGLNQFTRSGDSFEERFDLNEILENCLAMLTHSLRDRIEVQKELVSQPLLVEGNSGKIHQVFLNILTNAIQAMEGDFGILGIQSYEEGSFAIIVITDSGVGIRDEHLNLIRNPFFSTKEPGKGVGLGLSIAYKIIKDHKGLIEIESEWRKGTKFLIKLPKPK
- a CDS encoding rhodanese-like domain-containing protein yields the protein MKQVLLILLMLVTIPVFSESSKKKKPKSKPVPIENKLIDYGEFKRIVNRSEGERETHRLTEDQFLKLMSEDGVVLLDARSENRFHLLHIRGAINLPFTEFTKESLAEIIPEKKSKILIYCNNNFEGNQEAFAAKSPAASLNLSTYNSLKAYGYESIYELGPLLDVKKTLLPLVSDSQAP